The sequence GATGTCGCCGAAAGCCTGGCGGGCGGGAGTGGGGGAAGTGCTCATGGGCTGTCTCCGGTGGGGGTGGGCCGTTGCCTTGCCGACCATGCTACGTAGCGGCCGCGCAGCGATTAAGAGCGCGGCTTCGCTTGGACCTATGAGCCGAGTTCATGAGTGACCGCCCATGAGTCATGAGCGGTGCTCATAAGCGAATGCGGATTCAGCTGGCTAATCAAGGCGGGGCAGGCTCAGTAAAGTTGAATCCACTCGAACCCACCTTGAATCGCCTCGGCAGAACCCGGGCAGGAGGAACTCCCATGGACAAACGCACACTCGGCAACGGCGGGCTGGAGGTCTCGGCCCTGGGCCTGGGCTGCATGGGCCTGAGCTTCGGCTACGGCCCGGCGACCGACAGGGCCGAGGCGATCGGCCTGATCCGCGCCGCCTTCGAGCGCGGCGTGACCTTCTTCGATAGCGCCGAGGCCTACGGTCCTTTCACCAACGAGGAACTGCTCGGAGAAGCCCTGGCGCCGATGCGCGATCAGGTGGTGATCGCCACCAAGTTCGGCTTTCTCGACGGCGATTCCAGCAAGGGCCTGGACAGCCGCCCGGAGCGCATCCGCGCAGTTGCCGAGGCTTCGCTGAAGCGCCTGAAAACCGACCGCATTGACTTGTTCTACCAACACCGGATCGACCCGAACGTGCCCATCGAGGATGTCGCCGGCACCGTCCGCGAACTGATCCAGGAAGGCAAGGTGAAGCACTTCGGCCTGTCCGAAGCCGGCGCGCAGTCGATCCGCCGCGCCCATGCGGTGCAGCCGGTGGCGGCGCTGCAGAGCGAGTATTCGCTCTGGTGGTGCGAGCCGGAGAAGGAGGTGCTGCCGGTACTGGAGGAGCTGGGCATCGGCTTCGTGCCCTTCAGTCCGCTGGGCAAGGGCTTCCTCACCGGCGCCATCGACGCGAACACGCACTTCGACGCCAGCGATTTCCGCAACGTGGTGCCGCGCTTCTCGGAAGAAAACCGCAAGGCGAATGCGGCACTGGTGGACGTACTGGGGCGGATCGCCGAGGGCAAGGGCGCCACCCGCGCGCAGATCGCCATCGCCTGGTTGCTGGCGCAGAAGCCCTGGATAGTGCCGATCCCCGGCACCACCAAGCTGCATCGCCTGGAAGAGAACCTCGGTGCCGCGCGAATCGTCCTCGATGCAGTCGACCTGGCCGCCATCGAAGCTGCCTTGCAGCAGATCCAGGTCGTCGGCGAACGCTACCCGGCGCACCTGCAGCAACGCGTCGACCGCTGACGACAACTGGCGCCCGACTCCTGGCGGAGCGGGGCCCGTCCTTCCCACTGCAAAACCCGCGTGCATGACCGAACAATTGATTTCCACCGCGACACCGCACCAGGGCCTCGGCGTCCTGCTGATCCTCAGCACCCTGATGGCCTTCGCTTCCATCTCCACCGACCTCTACCTGCCGGCGCTGCCGCACATGGCCGCTGCGCTGGCGGCCAGCCCCGGCAGCGTCGAGCTGAGCATTTCCGGCTACCTGGTCGGCTTCAGCCTCGGCCAACTGCTCTGGGGGCCGATCGGTGACCGACACGGCCGGCGCCTGCCCATCGCCATCGGCCTGGTGCTGTTCATCCTCGGCTCCGCCGGCTGTGCGCTGGCCACTAGCGCGCCGACGCTGATCGGCTGGCGCGTGCTGCAGGCGGTCGGCGCCTGCGCCAGCGTGGTCCTGGCCCGTGCCATGGTCCGCGACCTCTACTCGGGGCCTGCGGCTGCACGGATGCTCTCGACCTTGATGACCGTGATGGCGGTCGCGCCCCTGGTCGGGCCGAGCCTGGGCGGCCTGATCCTGCGGCTGGGGTCCTGGCAGGCGATCTTCTGGGTGCTGGTCGGCGTCGGCCTGGCCACCCTGGGCGCGCTGGCGCTGTTGCCGGAAACCCTGCCGGCCGAGCTGCGCAGCCGCGAACCCCTGGCCGGCGCCGTGCACCGCTACGGCGAACTGCTGCGGCAGCGGCGCTTCCTGGCCTACGCCGGCGCGGGCGGCTTCTTCTATGCGGGGATGTTCGCCTACATCGCCGGCAGCCCGTTCGCCTACATCGACTACCACCATCTTTCGCCGCAACTGTATGGCGTGCTCTTCGCCGTGGGCATCGTCGGCATCATGCTGACCAACCAGGTGAATGCGCGCCTGGTGGAATGCTACGGCAGCGACCGCCTGTTGCGCCTGGGTTGCGGCATGGCGGCGGGCGCCGGGTTGATCCTGGCAGCTGTCGCCGCAACCGACATGGGTGGCTTGCCGGCCTTGGCGCTGGCGCTGTTCCTGTTCATCGCGGCCACCGGTTTCGTGGTCGCCAACTCCATCGCCGGCGCCTTGGCCGGCTCGCCCCAGCAGGCCGGCGCGGTGTCGGCCCTGATCGGCTCGATCCATTACGGCTCGGGCATTCTCGGTTCTGCATTGGTCGGCTTGTGCGCCGACGGCACGCCCTGGCCGATGGGCTGGGTGATCGCCCTGTGCGGACTTGGGAGCTTGTGCTGCGCGCGGATGCTGGTGGCTGCCGGAGAGGCGCCGGCACGCTAGTGAATGTCGCGGGCCTGGCGCTTCAGCGCCAGGCCTGGTCGACCTGCCATTGCTGCGCGAGGCGCTGCAGCTCGCCCTGCTGGCGCAGCTGATCCAAAGCCGCCTGCCAGTTCGCGATTCGCTGTGCGTCGGTCTGCGGCGAGAAGGCGATGTAGACGCCCTGGCGCAGCAGCGCCAGGCGCAGGTGGATCTGGCGCGGGTCGATGCCGGCGTCGCGGGCCAGCGAGGTGATGGTGTGATCATCGGCCACCACCAGATCGGCGCGGCCGAGTTTCAGCAGGTTCATCATCTGCTCGGGGCTTTCCACGCCGTACAGGTTGTCCATGCCGTGCTTCTGCAGGTAGCTGTAGCCCAGCCATTTGCGCGGTACGGCGATGCGCCCGGCATGCCGGGCCTGTTCCAGGCTGGCCAGCGGCAGCGGCTTGTCGCCCAGCGAGTAGAGGCCGATCTGCACGTCCAGCGCCGGCCCGACCCAGCGGTACTGCGTTTCGCGCTCGGGGCTGCGGAGCACCAGGAAGACGCCGGTGTCCGGGGTTTGCGCGGCCAGCAGCAGGGCGCGGCGCAGGGGCGTCTGGTCCAGCCGCACGCGGTCGCCGGTGAGCCCTGCCAGCGCATGCACCAGGTCCACCCCGTAGCCTTTGAGCTGGCCCTGCTGCAGGAATTGCAGCGGTGGGTGGTCGTCGGTGAGCAGGTGCAGTTCGGCTGCGCTGGCGGCGAAAGAGCAAAGGGAAAGGAGGCAAGCGAACAGCAGCTTCATGAAGCGGATCCCGAGGATGAGGCGCGCCAGAGACTATAGGGCGGTATGCGAATTGTCGCCGGTCAAATTGGCCAATGGCCATTATATTTGCGCGGCAGTTCCGGGCACGGGGATTGCCGTACTTGACGTGCAGAATCCGGCTCGCGCACCGCAATCGCAAAAGGCGATACGTGCCGCCTCAACGATTGCCAAACGGTTTGCGCGCGCCCCGGGGAGCACCGTTGCGCTCGGCTACGCTCAGCTCAGGGCAACATTGCCGATCGGCAGTGGACTTGGCTTGAAGGGAGTCTGGCTATGAGCGAATACCGCATCTTGTCCCTCGACGGTGGTGGCACCTGGGCGCTGCTCCAGGCGATGGCTCTGCAGCATATGTTTGGTATTGACGCACGTGGGCACGATGTCTTGCGCCGGTACGATCTGGTGGCAGCAAACTCCGGTGGCTCCATCGTGCTCGGTGGCCTGTTCGAGAATCTGCGCCTGGGCGAGTTGCTGGAACACTATTTTCGCAGCGAAAGCAGTCGCAAGCGCATCTTCGTGCGCAATTCGTTCCTCAAGGCGCCGCTAGCGGGCACCCTGCAGGCGCTCGCTGACGTCGGTCCGAAATATGATGCGTCAGCCAAGCTGGATGGACTGCAGTCGATCCTGCGCAACGCCGGCAATGTCCTGCTCACCGACCTGCGCGACGACGTCATGGGAGGCGACTGTCCGGACATCATCGTCTGTGCCTTCGACTACCAGGTGCAACGGGCACGGTATTTCCGCTCCAACCCCAAGAGTCGTGCGGCCAGCTTCTCGACGCCCACGCCTGTGACCCTGGCCGAAGCCATCCATGCCTCGACCAATGCACCGGTCAACTATTTCGATGCCCCGGCCATGGTTCGTCGTGAGGCGTTCTGGGACGGCGGCGTGGCCGGTCTGAACAATCCAGTGCTGGCGGCGGTGGTCGATGCACTGTCGAACGAAAAACCGGCTGCGGATATCCGCGCGTTGAGCATAGGCACCGCCACCGCCGGCCAGTTGCCCCGGTCGAAGCCAGAGTCGGCTCCCGACCACAAGCTGACCCAGTTGCCGCTGGAAACCGGCCTGAAGGCCGACCTGCGCAAGTTGGCCATGAGCATCATCGGGGACCCGCCGGATGCGGCCACCTTCATTGCCCATGTAAGCCTGGGCCAAAAGGTGCCACTGGAAGAAAACGATGCCCCGGTGGTCGGCAATCTGGTACGGCTGAACCCGCTGATCCGCCCCAGGAACAAGGACGCGAATGGCATCTGGCAGGCGCCGCACGGATTCGCTCAGGATGAGTTCCTGAAGTTGGTGAAGATGGACATGGATGCCGTCGAGGAGGAAGACGTAAACCTGATCGTGCGCCTGGGGCAAGGCTGGATCGCCGGCGACTTCCTCAACCAGCCGATTCGCATGAGCAATGAGCCCTATCGCTGCGAGATAGGTCACGACCAGTTTGCCGCTGCCCACCAGCACGCGCGGGCTCTGGGTCTGGTGCCTTAGGTCGGGGCTGCGCCTTCGGTTCCTGCCAGGTGGTCGTATTGGCAAGCGCGGTAGTCGTATCCGGCACTTTCCCGAATGCCCGCCGATTCTCTAGACTCCGGTAACCCCGACCGCTGTGAGCTGCGACCTTGCCGAGAATTGCCGCCCGCTCTGCGTCATTGGTGCGCTTGTTGCGCGCCTTCGTCCCCGCGATTTTCCTCGTGTTCTTGCCCGCGTACCTGCTGGCCTGCGAGAAGAGCTTGCGCTGGGACGACGATCCGCCTTTCAGCATGCAACTGGAGGACGGTTCGGTCGGCGGCATCTACGTCGACCTGAACCGCCACGTGCTGGAGCGCATGGGCTGCCGCACGATACTGGTCAAGCTGCCCTGGGCGCGGGCACTGAAGGAGCTGGAGAACGGTCACCTGGACGTGCTGCCCGGCGCCTTCCGCAAGCCCGAGCGCGAGGTCTACGCCTACTTCTCCGGCGCAATCTGGAAACCGTCGCGCAACATCCTCTTCATGCGCAAGGAGCTCCAGGCGCAATACCCGTTGCACGACCTGCTCGATCTGCTGAGCACTTCATTCCGCCTCGGCGCCCAGGTCGGCGTGGCCTACGGCGAGTCCTACCAGCAGCTCATGAGCCACACCGACTTCGCCGGGCGGGTGTTCTTCAACGCCAACCGCCTCAACCTCTGGCACATGATCGACAAGGAGCGCCTCGACGGCATCATCGCCGACGAGAACAGCGGCCTGTACGAGCTGCGCCAGCTGGGGCTGAGCGAGCGCATCGTGGCCACCGACGTGGTGGTCTCCTCGGACGCCTCGGAAGTGGCCTTCAGCAAGCGCTCGAACACCCCCGAGTTCGCCGACCACTACGCCCAGGAGATGCGCGCGGTGGTCGATAGCGGCGAGTACCAGCACATCGTCGACCGCTACCTCGGCCGCTGACGCCGCCTCAACCCAGCCCCTCGGCCTGCAGGTGGCCTTCAAGTAGTCGATGAACACCCGCACCTTGCGGGTGGTGCGCCGGTGCGGCAGGAAGAGCACGTGGATGGTCGGGCCGAAGGCGCTCTGGTCGCGCCAGCAATCCGGTAGCTGCTCCACCAGCTCCCCGCGTTCCAGATGGGCGTGCTCCATATCCTCTCTGTGGGCACCGACGCCGAGGTGCTGCGCCTGAAGCAGCCCGGCCTCCAGGTCATCGACCCGCACGGCAGGGTGCTGAAAGCCCGGTTCGCCGGCCGCGAGATCTATAGTCGTCAGGGCGCGAGCCTTTAGCGAGGCTCCCGCCGGAGCCCGGTATTCTTCGTAACAAGGAGCCTTGCAGTGATCATTCATTCCTTCGTCAGCGACCTTCGCGACCCCTACCAGCGCGGCCGGCAGATCGGCGAGCAGTGGGCGGCGCAGATCGGCCGCACCCTGGACCTGTACCTGGCGTTCTTCCCCAAGCTGGGCATTCCCAACGTACAGGTGCGCAGCATCGGCGAGGCCAGCCTGGCCGCGCTGGATGCCTGGTGCCCGGCGCTGGCGCGGGAAATCGAAGGCCTGGCCAAAGGCGTGCAGCGCCCGCTGTGGCAACTGGCGGCGCTGAACGCGCGCACCGAGATTCTCGCGGTGATGCCGGCGCAGCCGGTGGAAGGCGAGTGCTCCACCTCGGTGTACGCACCGGCCGGTGCGGCGGCTCCGCTGAGCCTGCAGACCTGGGACTGGCACGACAGCCTGGTGCCCCACGGCCTGCTGCTGCAATTCGTTGGCGCGAGCGGCCTGATCGTCAAGCTGTTCACCGAGTTCGGCATGCTCGGCAAGATCGGCGTGAACAGCGCAGGCCTGGGCCTGCACTTCAACATCCTGCACCACGCCAGCGACAACGGTGACGCCGGGGTGCCGGTGCACGCCATCGCCCGCCGCGTGTTGGAGGAGGCGCGCAGCGTGGAGGAGGCCATCGCCCTGGCGCGTTCGGCACGGGTGAGTGCTTCCACCGTGCTGACCGCCTTCACCCAGGCTGATGGGAATCCGCGCGCGGCAAGCATCGAGATGAGCCCTGCGCATGTCGGCGTGGTCCTGCCCGGCGACGACGGCTGGCTGCTGCATACCAACCACTTCCTCGACCCCGATCTGGTCCGTGGCGAACGCACCGCCGACGTCTCCACTACCTATGCGCGCCTCGATCACCTGAAGGCGATGACCCCGGAAATGGTTCGTACCGAGCTGGTCGAGCGCGCCGATGCCTTCTGCGGCGCGGCGGGCGATCAGGCGGTGGTGTGCTTTCACCCGGACCCGAGCCAGCCGGAAACCGAGCGCTGGGAAACCTTGTTGTCGGTATCCATCGACACCGCCGGCTGCGCCCTGGAGTACGTCGCCGGCACACCAAAGGCCCTGGCCCGCGACGGCGCATTGCGCTTTTGAGCCGTCGGGCGACGTTCGCGCGGCATCGCTTCCGATGCTTCCAATTCTCCTGACGCCCCGCCGCCGCGAGCGGAGCGGGGCGCCTGGTCCTAGTGGCTCGACGCGGTCTTGAAGTCGGTCCAGGCACGCATCCGCGCCCGCATGGTGCGCTGCGGGATGTCCTTGCCGGGGATCAGCCGCTTGTAGGTGGCTTCGTCGACGTAGATATCCGGGTTGTCGCGCATCAGCGGATCGACCATCGGCTTGGCCTTGGCGCTGGAGGTCGGGTAGCCGGTGGCGTTGCTGATCGCCGCCATGTTCTGCGGACGCATGATGAAGTTGATCAGCGCGTAGGCGTACTCCGGGTGCTGCGCATCGGCGGGGATGGCCATGGTGTCCATCCAGATGCTGGTGCCCTCGCGCGGCACGCGGTACTCGAAGCGCTCCTTCTTGCCCGCTTCGTCGGCGGCGCGCTGCGCCTGGGTGACGTCGCCGCTGTAGCCGAGCGACAGGCAGATGTCGCCGTTGACCAGTTGGGTGACTGGCTGCGACTGGAACTTGCGGATGTACGGCTTGATCCGCTTGAGCACCGCTTCGGCGTCGGCCAGGTCCTTCGGATCGCCACTGCGCGGGTCGCGGCCGATGTAGTTGAGCACCACGGCCAGCACTTCGTCGGGCGAGTCGATCATCGAGATGCCGCAATCGGCGAACTTCGCCGCCAGCTCCGGCTTGAACAGCATGTCCAGGCTGTTCACCGGCGCATCGGGCAGGCGCTTGTCGATCATCGCGCGGTTGAAGGTCAGGCCCACGGTGCCCCAGGTGTAGGGCACCACGGCGTGGCGCGAGTAGGGGTACTTGGTCTGCAGCTCGCGCAGGCCCGGCTCGATGTCGTCCAGGTGCTGCAGCTTCGCCGGGTCGAGCTTCTGCAGCGCGCCGGCGCGCATCAGCCGCTCGGCCACGGTGTCGCCGGGGAAGATCATGTCGTAGCCGCTGTGCCCGGACATCATCTTGGCTTCCAGCGTCTCGCTGCTGTCCATGATGTCGTAGACCACCTGGATGCCTGTCTCGCGGGTGAAGGCGGCGAGGGTGTCGGGGGCGAAGTAGTCGGCCCAGTTGTACAGGTGCAGGACCTTGTCTTCGGCGTTCGCGCTCAGCTGCGCGCCGGCCAGGATCAGCCCCAGCGCGGCCATGCGGATAGGTTTGTCGCGTTTCATCGTCAGACTCCCAGGCCTTGCCAGCGTGGATGGACGTGCTGGCCGTCGAGGCCCAGCAGCGGGCCGTACATTTCCGGCCGGCGGTCGCGGTAGATGCCCCAGTTCAGGCGTTCCTCGCGCATGGCGGCGAAGTCGAGGGTGCGCACCTGCACACCGGCCGTTTCGCGGTCGGCAGAGGCCAGCAGCTGGCCCTTGTGGTCGCTGATGAACGAGGAGCCGTAGAAGCGCATGCGCAGGCTGGCGTCGCTGCCGGCCACTTCCTCGCAGATGCGGTTGGAGGCCAGCACCGGCAGCAGGTTGGCGGCGGCGTGGCCGCGCTGGGTCATCTGCCAGTGATCGCGCGAGTCGAGGTGATCGGCGCCCGGCTCGGAACCGATGGCGGTGGGGAACAGCAGCACCTCGGCGCCTTGCAGCGCCAGGCAGCGCGCGGTCTCGGGGAACCACTGGTCCCAGCAGATGCCGATGCCCAGGCGGCCGACGGCGCTGTCCCAGACGCGGAAGCCGGTGTCGCCGGGGCTGAAGTACTCCTTCTCCTGGTAACCGATGGCGTTGGGGATGTGCGTCTTGCGGTAGACCCCGAGCAGGCGGCCATCGGCGTCGGCCACGGTCAGCGAGTTGAAGTAGGCGTTGCCGGCGCGCTCGAACCAGCTCAGCGGCAGCACCACGCCCAGCTCCCCGGCGAGGTCGGCGAAGCGCGCGAGCAGCGGGCTGCCGGCGTAGGGCTCGGCCAGCGCCAGGTGGCGGTGGTCCTGCTCGATGCAGAAGTAGGGGGTGGCGAAGAGTTCCGGCAGCAGGATCAGCTTCGCGCCCGCGGCGGCCGCTTCGCGCACCAGGCGCTCGGCGGTGTCGAGGTTGGCGCGCAGGTCCCAGCTGCAGGCGAATTGCACGGTGGCGACGGTCAGCAGGCTCATCGCATCACCCCCGCACCAGCCAGGCCGGCTGCTGCTGGGTGATGCAGTGCACGCCGCCGCCGCCGTGGGCCAGGTGGTTGATCTGCACCGGCACCACTTCGCGGCCGGGGAAGGCCAGGCGCAGGGTTTCGGCGGCTGTCTGGTCGGCGTCGATGCCGTAGGCCGGCATGATCACCGCGCCATTGGCCAGGTAGAAGTTGGTGTAGGAGGCGCAGAAGACCTCCGCCTCGGGATCGACCGCGTCGCTGGCCTCGAAGAGTTCGAGCATCTCGAAGGAGCGGCCCTGGGCGTCGGTGGCCAGTTCCAGGGCGCGGCGGTTCTCCTTCGCCACTTTCGCGTAGGTCGAGTTCGGGTCGCGGGTGGCGTCCACCAGCAGCGCGCCGGGGCGAGCGAAGGCGCAGACGCCGTCGACGTGGCCGTCGGTCATGTCGCCGGTGACGTAGTCCGGATCGCCCGGCAGCCAGATGGTCTTGCGGATGCCCAGCAGGCGGCTGAACACGTCCTCGATCTCGCGCTTGCTGATGCCCGGGTTGCGGTTGCCGTTGAGCAGCACCGATTCGGTGGTGATCAGCGTGCCTTCGCCGTCGACGTGGATGGCGCCGCCTTCGTTGGCCAGCGGCGTGCCGAAGCATTCCAGGCCGAGCTGGTTGAGGATGCGCCGGCCGAGGCCTTCGTCGAGCCCGTGGGCCGACTTGCCGCCCCAGGCGTTGAAGCGCCAGCTCACGCCGGCCAGGCCCAGTTGCGGGTGGCAGACGAAGGTCGGGCCGGAGTCGCGGCACCAACTGTCGTCGATCGCGATCGGCAGCAGTTCGACGTTCGCGCCGCACAGTTCGCGGGCGCGCTCCACGGCCGAAGGGTCGACCACCATCTTCACCGGCTCGAAGCGGGCGATGGCGTTGGCGACCCGG is a genomic window of Pseudomonas knackmussii B13 containing:
- a CDS encoding substrate-binding periplasmic protein, producing the protein MKLLFACLLSLCSFAASAAELHLLTDDHPPLQFLQQGQLKGYGVDLVHALAGLTGDRVRLDQTPLRRALLLAAQTPDTGVFLVLRSPERETQYRWVGPALDVQIGLYSLGDKPLPLASLEQARHAGRIAVPRKWLGYSYLQKHGMDNLYGVESPEQMMNLLKLGRADLVVADDHTITSLARDAGIDPRQIHLRLALLRQGVYIAFSPQTDAQRIANWQAALDQLRQQGELQRLAQQWQVDQAWR
- a CDS encoding extracellular solute-binding protein gives rise to the protein MKRDKPIRMAALGLILAGAQLSANAEDKVLHLYNWADYFAPDTLAAFTRETGIQVVYDIMDSSETLEAKMMSGHSGYDMIFPGDTVAERLMRAGALQKLDPAKLQHLDDIEPGLRELQTKYPYSRHAVVPYTWGTVGLTFNRAMIDKRLPDAPVNSLDMLFKPELAAKFADCGISMIDSPDEVLAVVLNYIGRDPRSGDPKDLADAEAVLKRIKPYIRKFQSQPVTQLVNGDICLSLGYSGDVTQAQRAADEAGKKERFEYRVPREGTSIWMDTMAIPADAQHPEYAYALINFIMRPQNMAAISNATGYPTSSAKAKPMVDPLMRDNPDIYVDEATYKRLIPGKDIPQRTMRARMRAWTDFKTASSH
- the aguB gene encoding N-carbamoylputrescine amidase; translation: MSLLTVATVQFACSWDLRANLDTAERLVREAAAAGAKLILLPELFATPYFCIEQDHRHLALAEPYAGSPLLARFADLAGELGVVLPLSWFERAGNAYFNSLTVADADGRLLGVYRKTHIPNAIGYQEKEYFSPGDTGFRVWDSAVGRLGIGICWDQWFPETARCLALQGAEVLLFPTAIGSEPGADHLDSRDHWQMTQRGHAAANLLPVLASNRICEEVAGSDASLRMRFYGSSFISDHKGQLLASADRETAGVQVRTLDFAAMREERLNWGIYRDRRPEMYGPLLGLDGQHVHPRWQGLGV
- a CDS encoding C45 family autoproteolytic acyltransferase/hydolase, translating into MIIHSFVSDLRDPYQRGRQIGEQWAAQIGRTLDLYLAFFPKLGIPNVQVRSIGEASLAALDAWCPALAREIEGLAKGVQRPLWQLAALNARTEILAVMPAQPVEGECSTSVYAPAGAAAPLSLQTWDWHDSLVPHGLLLQFVGASGLIVKLFTEFGMLGKIGVNSAGLGLHFNILHHASDNGDAGVPVHAIARRVLEEARSVEEAIALARSARVSASTVLTAFTQADGNPRAASIEMSPAHVGVVLPGDDGWLLHTNHFLDPDLVRGERTADVSTTYARLDHLKAMTPEMVRTELVERADAFCGAAGDQAVVCFHPDPSQPETERWETLLSVSIDTAGCALEYVAGTPKALARDGALRF
- a CDS encoding multidrug effflux MFS transporter — protein: MTEQLISTATPHQGLGVLLILSTLMAFASISTDLYLPALPHMAAALAASPGSVELSISGYLVGFSLGQLLWGPIGDRHGRRLPIAIGLVLFILGSAGCALATSAPTLIGWRVLQAVGACASVVLARAMVRDLYSGPAAARMLSTLMTVMAVAPLVGPSLGGLILRLGSWQAIFWVLVGVGLATLGALALLPETLPAELRSREPLAGAVHRYGELLRQRRFLAYAGAGGFFYAGMFAYIAGSPFAYIDYHHLSPQLYGVLFAVGIVGIMLTNQVNARLVECYGSDRLLRLGCGMAAGAGLILAAVAATDMGGLPALALALFLFIAATGFVVANSIAGALAGSPQQAGAVSALIGSIHYGSGILGSALVGLCADGTPWPMGWVIALCGLGSLCCARMLVAAGEAPAR
- a CDS encoding patatin-like phospholipase family protein, whose amino-acid sequence is MSEYRILSLDGGGTWALLQAMALQHMFGIDARGHDVLRRYDLVAANSGGSIVLGGLFENLRLGELLEHYFRSESSRKRIFVRNSFLKAPLAGTLQALADVGPKYDASAKLDGLQSILRNAGNVLLTDLRDDVMGGDCPDIIVCAFDYQVQRARYFRSNPKSRAASFSTPTPVTLAEAIHASTNAPVNYFDAPAMVRREAFWDGGVAGLNNPVLAAVVDALSNEKPAADIRALSIGTATAGQLPRSKPESAPDHKLTQLPLETGLKADLRKLAMSIIGDPPDAATFIAHVSLGQKVPLEENDAPVVGNLVRLNPLIRPRNKDANGIWQAPHGFAQDEFLKLVKMDMDAVEEEDVNLIVRLGQGWIAGDFLNQPIRMSNEPYRCEIGHDQFAAAHQHARALGLVP
- a CDS encoding substrate-binding periplasmic protein, which produces MFLPAYLLACEKSLRWDDDPPFSMQLEDGSVGGIYVDLNRHVLERMGCRTILVKLPWARALKELENGHLDVLPGAFRKPEREVYAYFSGAIWKPSRNILFMRKELQAQYPLHDLLDLLSTSFRLGAQVGVAYGESYQQLMSHTDFAGRVFFNANRLNLWHMIDKERLDGIIADENSGLYELRQLGLSERIVATDVVVSSDASEVAFSKRSNTPEFADHYAQEMRAVVDSGEYQHIVDRYLGR
- a CDS encoding agmatine deiminase family protein, coding for MHRNDDWQNGWHMPAEWVPHAATWMAFPHNISLWEGSWRVTLEQVQEDFARVANAIARFEPVKMVVDPSAVERARELCGANVELLPIAIDDSWCRDSGPTFVCHPQLGLAGVSWRFNAWGGKSAHGLDEGLGRRILNQLGLECFGTPLANEGGAIHVDGEGTLITTESVLLNGNRNPGISKREIEDVFSRLLGIRKTIWLPGDPDYVTGDMTDGHVDGVCAFARPGALLVDATRDPNSTYAKVAKENRRALELATDAQGRSFEMLELFEASDAVDPEAEVFCASYTNFYLANGAVIMPAYGIDADQTAAETLRLAFPGREVVPVQINHLAHGGGGVHCITQQQPAWLVRG
- a CDS encoding aldo/keto reductase, translating into MDKRTLGNGGLEVSALGLGCMGLSFGYGPATDRAEAIGLIRAAFERGVTFFDSAEAYGPFTNEELLGEALAPMRDQVVIATKFGFLDGDSSKGLDSRPERIRAVAEASLKRLKTDRIDLFYQHRIDPNVPIEDVAGTVRELIQEGKVKHFGLSEAGAQSIRRAHAVQPVAALQSEYSLWWCEPEKEVLPVLEELGIGFVPFSPLGKGFLTGAIDANTHFDASDFRNVVPRFSEENRKANAALVDVLGRIAEGKGATRAQIAIAWLLAQKPWIVPIPGTTKLHRLEENLGAARIVLDAVDLAAIEAALQQIQVVGERYPAHLQQRVDR